CTTGATCTCGTCCTGCGACAGCTGGTTGTAGTACTTGAACCCGTCACCCACGCGCGTCTTGTCCAGCAGTGACTGCACGTTGGCGAACTTCTTGTCCAGAGTGGACACCAGGGCCGGGTCTCGCTCCTGCAGGATCGGGCGCAGCGAAGCGATCGCGCCCTTCGAACCGTCCACGTTGGCCTGGAAGTCCCACAGGTCCGTGTGCGAGAAGGTCTCTTCCTCGCCGGTGATCTTGCCGGTGGCGACCTCGTCAAGCAGGCCCTTGGCGCCGTTGGCGAGATCGAGCGCGCTCAGCTGCAGCGTCTTGGTCTTGGTGACCAGGTCCTTGACGTCGGTGAGCAGCTTGTCGGCGACCTGCGAGCTGTCGGGCTGCAGGCCGGTGACCCACAGGTCCTTCTCCAGCCGGTGGAAACCGGTGAACTGCTGGCCCGGCTCGAGGTCGGCCTCGCGCACGTCGATCAGCGGGTCGAGGTCGCCGAACTTCTCCGCGACGGGCTCGATGCGCTCGTAGTACACGCGCGTGCTGGCGTATTCGGACTTGGCCTCGTCGACCTTGCCGGCCTTCACGAGGTCGACGAACTTCTGCGTCTCCGTCTCGAGCGCGGCGGTGTTGTTCGCGACGTAGGTGGCGTAGTTCTTGGTGGCTTCGGCCTTCTGCGCGTTGGTGTCGGTCTGCTTCTGCGCGCCGCCGGTGACGGTGAAATCACCGCGGATGCCGTTGCCGACCATGCCGGGCTTGCACGCCGTCTGGTACTTGCCGGCCTCGGGGACCTCGACGATGAGCCGGCGGTTGAGGCCGGGGGCGATGTTCTCGACCTCGCCCATGATCCGGTCGCCCTCGGCGTAGAGGTAGAACTCGGTGACCTTGGTGCCCTTGTTGGTGATCTCGAACGTCACGTTGCCCGCGTTGGCGGTGTTCGCGGCGACGGCGCACGTGCTGTCGGAGGCCTCGACCTTGATCGCGCCCGCGGCGCCGGAGCCGCCCGATGCGGAATCGGTGCTGTCACACGCGGACAGGGCGACGAGGGCGCCGACTCCGGCCAGCACGGCCAGCGGGGTTCTGGGAGAAAGGGGCACGGTCACTCCTTGACAGCGGCCGCAGCGGCTTCAGCCGTGACGGTTTTCTTCTTGGTGGGCTTGAGGAAGAGCGGGAGCACGATCACCACGTAGGCGACCCACGCGATCGCCTGCAGCACGGTGGTCTGCTGCGAGTAGTTGAAGATCCCCTTGAGCAGCGCGCCGTACCAAGAGGTTTCCGGCAGCGCGCTCGACGCGTCGAACGCGAGGGTGGTCAGGCCCGGGATGAAGCCGGCTTCCTGCAGGTCGTGCAGGCCGTAACCGAGCACGCCGGCGGCGACGAACACCAGCAGCACGCCGGTGACGGTGAAGAACTTCGCGAGGTTGAACCGCACGGCGCCGCGGTAGAGCAAGTACGCGATCACGATCGCGGCGGCGATGCCGACCACGAACCCGATGAGCGGCT
The sequence above is a segment of the Amycolatopsis sp. 2-15 genome. Coding sequences within it:
- the efeO gene encoding iron uptake system protein EfeO, whose product is MPLSPRTPLAVLAGVGALVALSACDSTDSASGGSGAAGAIKVEASDSTCAVAANTANAGNVTFEITNKGTKVTEFYLYAEGDRIMGEVENIAPGLNRRLIVEVPEAGKYQTACKPGMVGNGIRGDFTVTGGAQKQTDTNAQKAEATKNYATYVANNTAALETETQKFVDLVKAGKVDEAKSEYASTRVYYERIEPVAEKFGDLDPLIDVREADLEPGQQFTGFHRLEKDLWVTGLQPDSSQVADKLLTDVKDLVTKTKTLQLSALDLANGAKGLLDEVATGKITGEEETFSHTDLWDFQANVDGSKGAIASLRPILQERDPALVSTLDKKFANVQSLLDKTRVGDGFKYYNQLSQDEIKAFASAVDALSEPLSKVAEVVSK